In one window of Candidatus Poribacteria bacterium DNA:
- a CDS encoding SEC-C metal-binding domain-containing protein: MKITDSDIRWLRLHFPNLYYDADSHKILGELDFCAVYESESGKITIANLLKETDFLIQDVFEVEIYLDDLDWNGWPKVFEVGGKYCRIVKKCEVPIIDLHIYPHNRACCLGLKYRDSQQLCIEDFLDELVIPFFYRLSYTDKFGIDRARKDLWGEYSHGKQGEIEHFLEIMNIVRHNPGRNDPCPCGSGKKYKKCHLGEVESPENPLRRTSLDAPTRLRR, translated from the coding sequence TGAAGATAACCGATAGTGACATTAGATGGTTGAGATTACATTTTCCGAACTTATACTACGATGCAGACTCCCATAAAATTTTAGGCGAGCTGGACTTTTGCGCGGTGTATGAGAGCGAATCCGGGAAAATAACGATTGCCAATCTCCTTAAAGAAACTGACTTTTTAATTCAGGATGTTTTTGAGGTTGAGATTTACCTAGATGACCTTGATTGGAACGGATGGCCGAAAGTGTTTGAGGTCGGGGGGAAATACTGTCGAATTGTGAAAAAATGTGAGGTTCCGATCATTGACTTGCACATTTATCCCCACAATCGCGCGTGTTGCTTAGGTCTCAAATACAGAGATAGCCAGCAGCTTTGTATTGAGGATTTCCTTGATGAATTGGTAATTCCATTTTTTTATCGACTCTCCTACACAGATAAATTCGGTATTGACAGGGCTCGGAAGGACCTTTGGGGCGAATATTCTCATGGCAAGCAAGGAGAAATAGAGCACTTTTTGGAAATCATGAATATAGTGCGACATAACCCAGGTAGGAACGATCCATGTCCCTGTGGAAGCGGCAAGAAGTACAAAAAATGTCATCTTGGTGAGGTTGAATCCCCGGAAAACCCGTTAAGGAGAACATCATTAGATGCCCCAACTCGGTTAAGGCGTTGA